In Mycobacterium sp. 050128, one genomic interval encodes:
- a CDS encoding alpha/beta fold hydrolase, with the protein MVTMPALDGVEHRYVELGDGVTIHVADAGPPGGPAVMLVHGFPENWWEWHELIGPLAADGYRVLCPDLRGAGWSSAPRSRYTKVEKAEDLAGVLDHLGIDNVKLVAHDWGGPTAFIMMLRHPEKVTGFFGINTVAPFVKLSPSGVLNLWRLWYQIPIALPVIGPRLLKDPNSRFMRMLGPWVGGGFSIPEESASLYLECMREPGHAEAGSRWYRSYQSGEMLRWVRGQYADARVNVPVRWLTGTQDPVITPALTNGYEDHMSDFEVELVDGAGHWIIAQRPDLVLDRVRAFLKL; encoded by the coding sequence ATGGTCACCATGCCCGCGTTGGACGGAGTCGAACACCGCTACGTAGAACTCGGCGACGGAGTGACAATCCACGTCGCCGACGCCGGGCCGCCCGGTGGGCCGGCCGTGATGCTGGTACACGGCTTCCCGGAGAACTGGTGGGAGTGGCACGAGCTGATCGGTCCGTTGGCCGCCGATGGCTACCGGGTGCTGTGTCCGGATCTGCGGGGGGCGGGCTGGAGTTCGGCGCCCCGCTCGCGCTACACCAAGGTCGAGAAGGCCGAGGATCTCGCCGGCGTGCTGGACCATTTGGGCATCGATAACGTGAAGCTCGTCGCCCACGACTGGGGCGGGCCCACCGCGTTCATCATGATGCTGCGCCATCCGGAGAAGGTGACCGGATTCTTTGGCATCAATACCGTTGCGCCCTTTGTGAAGTTGAGTCCGTCGGGGGTGCTCAACCTGTGGCGGCTGTGGTACCAGATTCCGATAGCGCTGCCGGTCATCGGCCCCCGGTTGCTCAAGGATCCCAACTCACGGTTCATGCGAATGTTGGGTCCTTGGGTCGGTGGCGGGTTCTCGATTCCCGAAGAGAGCGCCAGCCTGTACCTCGAGTGCATGCGCGAGCCCGGCCACGCGGAGGCGGGCTCGCGGTGGTACCGCAGTTATCAGAGTGGAGAAATGCTGCGCTGGGTGCGTGGCCAGTACGCCGACGCTCGCGTCAACGTACCCGTTCGCTGGCTGACCGGTACGCAGGATCCGGTGATCACGCCCGCCCTAACCAATGGATACGAAGACCACATGAGCGATTTCGAGGTGGAGCTGGTCGACGGTGCCGGCCACTGGATCATCGCGCAACGACCGGACTTGGTGCTGGACCGGGTGCGCGCATTCTTGAAACTCTGA
- a CDS encoding sulfotransferase family protein: MTDAVRSVRLEDLDQPRFSAEGQQILDMMAMMAPECPLDADALHAKASADTGLHDFGPDDYRERLDVYLAALREIDGLHDAGVVNFYGQLLQLLKNRLLLTDLLGRHPEINDIELRSPVVIAGLPRTGTTHLHNLLAAPPTFRTMPYWESNEPFPLPNEVGAEPDPRRARMDVAVGVVNMVMPHFPLMHEMTTDHVHEEIQLLANDISTMLFETLGEVPRWRDYYRAHDQTPHYEYLATELKAMQFLRGGRRWLLKSPQHLEQVRVLDRVFPDSIVVFTHRDPVPVALSMIAMITYSARMHRSPVPVAQIAHSWIDRLDAMLTALVRDRDAIGPDRSIDIRFDDFMADEFGVAERVYALAGEPFTDQARQSIGDYLADHQRGRLGNVQTSFEMFGLQESALRERFAPYAERFLD, from the coding sequence GTGACCGACGCCGTTCGCTCAGTTCGCCTCGAAGACCTTGACCAGCCTCGATTCAGTGCCGAGGGTCAGCAGATCCTCGACATGATGGCGATGATGGCCCCGGAGTGCCCGTTGGATGCCGACGCGCTGCACGCGAAGGCCAGCGCCGACACCGGCCTGCACGACTTCGGACCCGACGACTATCGGGAGCGGCTCGACGTCTACCTCGCGGCGCTGCGCGAGATCGACGGGCTGCACGACGCCGGAGTAGTGAACTTCTACGGGCAACTGCTGCAGCTGCTCAAGAACCGGCTGCTGCTGACCGACCTGTTGGGCCGGCATCCCGAGATCAACGACATCGAACTGCGTTCACCGGTGGTGATCGCCGGGTTGCCCCGCACCGGCACCACGCACCTGCACAACCTGCTGGCCGCGCCACCCACCTTCCGCACCATGCCGTACTGGGAAAGCAACGAGCCGTTCCCGTTGCCGAATGAGGTTGGCGCCGAGCCGGATCCGCGCCGGGCGCGCATGGACGTCGCGGTCGGGGTGGTCAACATGGTGATGCCACATTTCCCGCTGATGCATGAGATGACCACCGATCACGTGCACGAAGAGATCCAGTTGCTGGCCAACGACATCTCCACGATGCTGTTCGAGACGCTCGGCGAGGTGCCGCGCTGGCGCGATTACTACCGCGCCCATGACCAGACGCCGCATTACGAATACCTCGCCACTGAGCTCAAGGCGATGCAGTTCCTGCGCGGGGGCCGTCGCTGGCTGCTCAAGTCGCCTCAGCATCTCGAGCAGGTGCGGGTGCTGGATCGGGTGTTTCCCGACAGCATCGTCGTGTTCACCCACCGGGACCCGGTGCCGGTGGCGCTCTCGATGATCGCGATGATCACCTACTCCGCGCGCATGCACCGCTCACCGGTGCCGGTGGCACAGATCGCCCACTCCTGGATCGACCGCCTCGATGCGATGCTCACCGCACTGGTGCGTGATCGCGATGCCATCGGTCCGGATCGCTCAATCGACATTCGCTTCGACGACTTCATGGCCGACGAATTCGGTGTCGCCGAGCGGGTCTACGCCTTGGCCGGCGAACCGTTCACCGACCAGGCGCGACAGTCCATCGGCGACTACCTCGCCGACCACCAGCGTGGCCGGTTGGGGAACGTGCAGACATCGTTCGAAATGTTTGGTCTGCAGGAGAGCGCGCTGCGCGAACGGTTCGCTCCGTATGCCGAGCGGTTCCTGGATTAG
- a CDS encoding TetR/AcrR family transcriptional regulator, producing the protein MVVDFGRPRDPRIDGAVLRATVELLAETGYPGLLVSAIAERAGTSKPAIYRRWPSKAHLVHEAVFPIGAATEIPDTGSLPDDLREMVRRAMVFLTTPAARAALPGLVGEMAADPTLHSALLERFTGITGGGLGELFERAVVRGEVRSDATASELASQITDAIAGITLMGLLTRPDELDDDWVDRTTTLLLKGISA; encoded by the coding sequence ATGGTAGTGGATTTTGGCCGGCCCCGTGACCCGCGCATCGACGGTGCGGTGCTGCGCGCCACCGTCGAGCTGCTGGCCGAGACCGGTTATCCGGGGCTGTTGGTCTCGGCCATCGCAGAACGCGCCGGCACCAGCAAGCCCGCGATCTACCGCCGCTGGCCCAGCAAGGCGCATCTGGTGCACGAGGCTGTGTTCCCGATCGGCGCCGCGACCGAGATCCCCGATACCGGGTCGCTGCCCGACGATCTACGCGAAATGGTGCGTCGCGCAATGGTTTTCCTGACGACGCCGGCCGCCCGGGCGGCCTTGCCGGGCCTGGTCGGCGAGATGGCGGCCGATCCGACCCTGCATTCGGCGCTGCTGGAGCGCTTCACCGGCATCACCGGCGGCGGTCTCGGCGAGTTGTTCGAGCGCGCCGTAGTTCGCGGCGAAGTGCGAAGCGACGCAACCGCTTCCGAACTCGCCTCTCAAATAACAGATGCCATCGCGGGCATCACCCTGATGGGCCTGCTCACCCGCCCCGACGAACTCGATGACGACTGGGTAGACCGCACCACCACGTTGCTCCTGAAAGGAATCAGCGCATGA